The Candidatus Effluviviaceae Genus I sp. genome contains a region encoding:
- a CDS encoding purine-nucleoside phosphorylase — protein sequence MAKDTTLAERIGKAADYVRKRTDLKPQVAVVLGSGLGDLSGITRDAVTIPFGKIPNFPTSSVQGHAGELMIGKIGRKTVAVMNGRVHYYEGYTMEEVAFPVRVLRALGAKKLVLTCAAGGMNPLYERGDIVAVVDHINLTGDNPLIGPNDDRLGPRFPDMSEPYDREYLKAVEDIALEERIRLRKGVFIGVAGPNLETAAEYRFLRMIGGDVVSMSMIAENIAAVHGGMRVAGFAVVTDMCLPDALREASHLEILKAAKSAAPKLTKLVARLIEKM from the coding sequence ATGGCGAAGGACACGACGCTGGCCGAGCGCATCGGGAAGGCCGCCGACTACGTGCGGAAGCGCACCGACCTCAAGCCGCAGGTCGCGGTCGTCCTCGGGAGCGGCCTCGGCGACCTCTCCGGCATCACGCGCGACGCGGTGACGATCCCGTTCGGGAAGATCCCGAACTTCCCGACGTCCTCGGTGCAGGGGCACGCGGGCGAGCTCATGATCGGGAAGATCGGGCGGAAGACCGTCGCCGTCATGAACGGCCGCGTGCACTACTACGAAGGCTACACGATGGAGGAGGTGGCCTTCCCGGTCCGCGTCCTCCGCGCCCTCGGGGCGAAGAAGCTCGTCCTCACCTGCGCCGCGGGCGGCATGAACCCGCTGTACGAGCGCGGTGACATCGTGGCGGTCGTGGACCACATCAACCTGACCGGCGACAACCCGCTCATCGGGCCGAACGACGACCGGCTCGGTCCGCGCTTCCCCGACATGTCCGAGCCCTACGACCGCGAGTACCTCAAGGCCGTCGAGGACATCGCGCTCGAGGAGCGGATCCGGCTCAGGAAGGGCGTCTTCATCGGCGTGGCGGGGCCGAACCTCGAGACGGCCGCCGAGTACCGGTTCCTGAGGATGATCGGCGGCGACGTGGTGAGCATGTCCATGATCGCCGAGAACATCGCCGCCGTCCACGGCGGCATGCGTGTCGCCGGGTTCGCGGTCGTGACCGACATGTGTCTCCCGGATGCGCTCAGGGAAGCGAGCCACCTCGAGATCCTCAAGGCGGCGAAGTCGGCGGCGCCCAAGCTCACGAAGCTGGTCGCGCGGCTCATCGAGAAGATGTAG